Genomic window (Melioribacteraceae bacterium):
GGGGTGAACTGAATTCTTTGAAATTTTGCTTTCATTGAGGAAGCGAGTGATTTTATGGCAAGTGTCTTTGCTAATCCTGGAACACCTTCTAAAAGAACATGCCCGTTGGAAAGAAGTCCAATTACAAGTCTCTCGAGCATCGACTTTTGCCCAACAATAGTTTTTCCGATTTCGGTGAAGAGAATGTCAATAAATTCACTCTCTTTTTTGATTTTTTCGTTTAGTGCTGAAATATCCAATGATAACCTCACTTTTTATAAACTGTGTTTCTACAAACTATGGTTTAATTCGGTTTCTTAAAAATTGCAGAATTTCATAAAATTCTAGTTTTTTGCGGGGCAAATATAAGAAAGTACAATGTTTTGAGCCATTAGTAAAATTTAAGGGCTAAAGCGCCCTTAACAATGCAAATTTAAGATAAGTTGTTTCCGGCATTGCTGGTAGAGAAGGATGATCTAAAGCCGCATTGTTGAAATATACTAACTGTATTTTTTTTGATGCTTTGTTCGCCGAACTTTGGAGCAATCCAATAAATTCATCTTCCTTTAAGTGGAATGAACAGGAGGAGGTAAATAAGAAACCGCCCGTATTCAGAAGTTGGAGTGCCAATCTATTTAATTTTTCATAACCCTTAATTGCCGTAGCGAGCGTTTTCTTATTTTTCGCGAATGCTGGTGGATCAACATTTATAATATCAAACTTTTTATTTTGATCAATACATTGCTGTAGGTAATCAAAAACATCCATATTAACAAAATCATTTTGATTAGAGAAATCATTCAATCCAAAATTATATTTAGCGCTTTCGATCTCTCTTTGTGAGGAATCAACAAAAGTGATTGATGTTGCCCCATTTAGAGATGCATGAAGCCCAAAACCGCCTGAATTACAAAAACAATCAAGAACAGATTTTTCTTTACAATATTTGCCAAAGTATTCTCTATTGTCGCATTGATCAAAATAAAATCCGGTTTTTTGTCCGGATGAAAACTCTACTTTATACTTAACCTCACCGTCATCTATTATCTCATCTTTCATTTCACCTAAATAGACAGAATCCTCTTCGGGTAATCCCTCCATCTTTCTGAAATAGCTTTCATTCTTAGTGAATATATTTTTCGCAGCAAATTCATTTTTCAATACATCAACAACCACATCAATATTTTTTTGCATTCCAGAAGAGTAAATCTGCATCACATATGTGTCGTTATATTTATCAATAATTAATCCTGGCAAATAATCACTTTCGCTGAACGCTAGTCTATACGATTCTCTCTTGGGATAAATCGATTTACGCAGACTGGCGGCTTTAATAATTCTATCTTTCAATAGATTATTTAAATCAATCTCGGTGCTACTTTCAATCATTCTTACAGTAATTAATGAGTGGGGATTGTAAAAACCGGAGCCAATAAAATTATTCTTTGAATCAAACACTTGAACCAACTCGCCGCTATCAATTTTCAGATCAATATTTTTTATATTTTCATCGTCACTTTCAAGTCTATCTACCTCATTGCTGAATACCCATAAATGACCATTTTTAATGCGGCGCTCTTCATTTTTCTTAAGTATAACTTTGTGCATTTTATATCCAATTTTTAATACAAAGATACTCCACTTTAACATTAATAATGAATCTATTTGATATCTTTGCGGAGTAAAAATTAATGGCGATATGGTTAATCTAAAAGATTCATTAAATAAATATTTTGGTTTTAATAGCTTTCGGGGCAAGCAAGAATCGATTATAAATGATTTATTGAAAAAACAAAAACATTGCTTGGTTCTAATGCCAACCGGTGGGGGTAAATCAATTTGTTACCAGCTTCCGGCATTATTGCTCGATGGAGGCACTATTGTAATTAGTCCATTAATCGCACTAATGCAGGATCAGGTTGACGCGCTAAAGAAAAAAAATATTCCGGCAGATTTTATCAATTCAACCGTTAAGCCAGAGCAGAGAAAAGAGAGACTTGAGAAATTTGTTGAAGGGAAGATCAAACTACTTTATGTAACTCCCGAGCGATTTCGTAAAAAAGATTTTGTTGAGGTAATTTCCAAAACTAAAATTTCATTACTGGCGGTTGATGAAGCACATTGTATTAGTGAATGGGGACATGATTTCCGCCCCGATTATTCGCGCATCGCTGAATTTCGTTCGTTGATGAAAAATCCTCTAACTATCGCGTTAACGGCTACCGCTACTCCGGCAGTACAAAAAGATATTATCTCAAAATTGGGATTGACAAAAGATGAGATAAGTTTATACCATGAAGGAATTGAGCGACCAAACTTAAGATTAGAAACCGTTGATATATTTGATGATAAAGATACAATTAAAGCTATTCTTAACATTTTAGATAATTACTCCGGCTCGGGTATAATTTATTTTGCACTCATAAAAACACTTGAGAAATACTCACAGATATTGCGCGATAAAGGATACAACCATGGAATATATCATGGTAAACTTGAAGCTCCGATGAGGAAAAAAATTCAACGCGATTTTCTCTCGGGAAAGCAGAATCTAATATTGGCGACAAATGCTTTCGGGATGGGAATTGATAAATCCGATATTAGATTCGTGATTCACGCTGAAGTACCCTCATCAATTGAATCATATTACCAGGAAATTGGAAGGGCCGGCAGAGATGGAGAAAGCTCGCTATGTTCGCTTCTATATAATCAACAGGATTTGTACACTCAAATGGAATTTATAAAATGGGCAAATCCTAATGCTGATTATTATCAGCGTTTGTATGATATTATTAAAACTAAAATTGAACAGGTAAACGCGGAAGGATTTGAATATTTGCGTGAACAGATGAGTTTTAAAGATAAAAATGATTTTAGGGTTGAGACCGTTTTGGCGATGATGGACAGATATGGGGTAACAGAAGGCTCTATCGAAACCAAAAATCTAACGGTGATTGATGAACTGCCCCATGAGCTCACTCATGATCAGAATCTAAAAGATAAACTGATGAATGATAACAAAAAGCTATTATCTGTAGTAAATTACTTTAAATCCATTACCTGCAGAAGAGTGTATATTTCAGATTATTTTGGATTTCCCGGCGAAAAGCCATGCGGGAATTGTGATGCTTGTGGATAGATTTAAAATAACTTTTCACAAAGGAAACCGATTTTTACCCAATATTAACTCCAAATCTTATTAAATCGTTACTTATATTTTGCCGTAAAAAAAAACAAATTAAGGGTATTATGAAAAATATATTACTATTAGTTCTTATTTCAGTTATTGGTTTCTCAGCATGCTCCAAAGAAAAGGAATCGACAGAAACAAATAATTCTCAAAGTACAATGCAGGCTCATGCTTCATCATATAAACATGAAATTACTGTGAAAGAGGTACTTCAGGTAAAAGACTACACATATCTTCGTGCTCAAGAAAATGATAGTGAAATCTGGATTGCTATCCCTAGAGCTGATATTAAAGTTGGTTCTGTACTGTTATTCAATAGCTCGATGACAATGAACAACTTTGAGAGCAAGGATTTGAAACGTACATTCGAAACAATTTTATTTGTTGAAGATGTGCAGGAAAAACTTGGCGCTGGGATGATGACATCTCCACAAAAGCCTAAAATAAATAAAGAAGATGTTGTTGTTGAACCCGCGGCTGACGGAATTACGATTTCGGAGCTATATTCAA
Coding sequences:
- a CDS encoding class I SAM-dependent rRNA methyltransferase, producing MHKVILKKNEERRIKNGHLWVFSNEVDRLESDDENIKNIDLKIDSGELVQVFDSKNNFIGSGFYNPHSLITVRMIESSTEIDLNNLLKDRIIKAASLRKSIYPKRESYRLAFSESDYLPGLIIDKYNDTYVMQIYSSGMQKNIDVVVDVLKNEFAAKNIFTKNESYFRKMEGLPEEDSVYLGEMKDEIIDDGEVKYKVEFSSGQKTGFYFDQCDNREYFGKYCKEKSVLDCFCNSGGFGLHASLNGATSITFVDSSQREIESAKYNFGLNDFSNQNDFVNMDVFDYLQQCIDQNKKFDIINVDPPAFAKNKKTLATAIKGYEKLNRLALQLLNTGGFLFTSSCSFHLKEDEFIGLLQSSANKASKKIQLVYFNNAALDHPSLPAMPETTYLKFALLRAL
- a CDS encoding ATP-dependent DNA helicase RecQ, yielding MVNLKDSLNKYFGFNSFRGKQESIINDLLKKQKHCLVLMPTGGGKSICYQLPALLLDGGTIVISPLIALMQDQVDALKKKNIPADFINSTVKPEQRKERLEKFVEGKIKLLYVTPERFRKKDFVEVISKTKISLLAVDEAHCISEWGHDFRPDYSRIAEFRSLMKNPLTIALTATATPAVQKDIISKLGLTKDEISLYHEGIERPNLRLETVDIFDDKDTIKAILNILDNYSGSGIIYFALIKTLEKYSQILRDKGYNHGIYHGKLEAPMRKKIQRDFLSGKQNLILATNAFGMGIDKSDIRFVIHAEVPSSIESYYQEIGRAGRDGESSLCSLLYNQQDLYTQMEFIKWANPNADYYQRLYDIIKTKIEQVNAEGFEYLREQMSFKDKNDFRVETVLAMMDRYGVTEGSIETKNLTVIDELPHELTHDQNLKDKLMNDNKKLLSVVNYFKSITCRRVYISDYFGFPGEKPCGNCDACG
- a CDS encoding SH3-like domain-containing protein codes for the protein MKNILLLVLISVIGFSACSKEKESTETNNSQSTMQAHASSYKHEITVKEVLQVKDYTYLRAQENDSEIWIAIPRADIKVGSVLLFNSSMTMNNFESKDLKRTFETILFVEDVQEKLGAGMMTSPQKPKINKEDVVVEPAADGITISELYSKTSKYEGKKIKIRGKVVKFNPAIMKTNWVHIQDGTSYDNNFDLTITTNDMVNVGDVFTFEGKVVLDKDFGYGYSYKVLLENAKLTGVKTTSL